A DNA window from Euzebyales bacterium contains the following coding sequences:
- a CDS encoding peptidoglycan DD-metalloendopeptidase family protein — protein sequence MRWRRRTRWLATLVLAVLLVGGPAWARPTPGRASGPPAWAPVRRSDAVPAAVAPVGGRVLRHFDPPATPYGPGHRGVDLAGVRGEPVRSALAGTVTFAGHVAGVMWVTVTHDRGLSTTYGGFASSVRIGDAVALGAPLGTVTERARLDWGARRNRGYVDPLRLLGGWRPVLVPVP from the coding sequence ATGCGATGGCGACGACGTACGCGGTGGCTCGCGACGCTGGTGCTGGCCGTGCTGTTGGTGGGTGGACCGGCGTGGGCGCGGCCCACGCCCGGGCGGGCATCCGGTCCGCCGGCGTGGGCGCCGGTCCGGCGGTCCGACGCGGTGCCCGCGGCCGTGGCTCCGGTGGGTGGCCGCGTCCTGCGACACTTTGACCCGCCCGCCACGCCGTACGGCCCCGGGCACCGCGGTGTCGACCTGGCCGGCGTGCGCGGCGAGCCCGTGCGCTCGGCGTTGGCGGGCACGGTGACATTCGCCGGACACGTCGCCGGCGTGATGTGGGTGACGGTCACGCACGACCGTGGGCTGTCGACGACGTACGGCGGGTTCGCCTCGTCGGTGCGCATCGGGGACGCGGTCGCGCTCGGTGCGCCGCTGGGCACCGTGACCGAGCGCGCGCGACTCGACTGGGGCGCCCGCCGCAACCGAGGCTACGTCGATCCGCTGCGGCTGCTCGGTGGCTGGCGCCCAGTGCTCGTGCCGGTGCCGTGA
- the rpsB gene encoding 30S ribosomal protein S2: MSAVTMRQLLEAGVHFGHQTRRWNPKMKRFIFGERNGIYIIDIQQTIGLLENAYDFVRDTVAKGGSVLFVGTKKQAQEAVEQQALRVNMPYVNFRWLGGMLTNFETIKLRLTRLRELEDMETDGRMEVLPKKEALSLRRERDKLLRNLGGIRNMNKLPSAIWVVDTVKEHIAVREANRLGIPVIAIVDTNCDPDEVQYVIPGNDDAIRSGALLTRLIADACAEGYQLMASRTRDEVVAEQAAAVAAAAETPTAATTDTDEPLAEWEIALQQEEAARQAAQAAASTDDVPAEAAEEEPASAPTDASTDAPAAPDAEPRAAEHAPTPEPQNAG; the protein is encoded by the coding sequence ATGTCCGCCGTCACCATGCGCCAGCTGCTCGAGGCCGGCGTGCACTTTGGCCATCAGACACGCCGCTGGAACCCCAAGATGAAGCGGTTCATTTTCGGCGAGCGCAATGGCATCTACATCATCGACATCCAACAGACCATCGGTCTGCTCGAGAACGCCTACGACTTCGTCCGCGACACGGTCGCCAAGGGCGGCAGCGTGCTGTTCGTCGGCACCAAGAAGCAGGCACAGGAGGCCGTCGAGCAGCAGGCGCTGCGGGTCAACATGCCCTACGTCAACTTCCGCTGGCTGGGTGGCATGCTCACCAACTTCGAGACGATCAAGCTGCGGCTGACCCGCCTGCGCGAGCTCGAGGACATGGAGACCGACGGGCGCATGGAGGTGCTGCCCAAGAAGGAGGCGCTGTCGCTGCGCCGTGAGCGCGACAAGCTGCTGCGCAACCTCGGTGGCATCCGCAACATGAACAAGCTGCCATCAGCGATCTGGGTCGTCGACACCGTCAAGGAGCACATCGCGGTCCGCGAGGCCAACCGCCTCGGCATCCCCGTCATCGCGATCGTCGACACCAACTGCGACCCCGACGAGGTCCAGTACGTCATCCCGGGCAACGACGACGCGATCCGCTCGGGCGCTCTGCTGACCCGGCTCATCGCGGATGCCTGCGCCGAGGGCTACCAGCTGATGGCCAGCCGCACCCGCGACGAGGTCGTCGCCGAGCAGGCCGCGGCCGTGGCCGCTGCGGCCGAGACGCCGACCGCGGCGACCACCGACACCGACGAGCCGCTCGCCGAGTGGGAGATCGCGCTCCAGCAGGAGGAGGCCGCGCGGCAGGCCGCCCAGGCCGCCGCGAGCACCGATGACGTGCCCGCGGAGGCCGCGGAGGAGGAGCCGGCGTCCGCGCCCACCGACGCGTCCACGGATGCGCCGGCCGCACCCGATGCGGAGCCGCGCGCCGCCGAGCACGCGCCGACGCCGGAACCGCAGAACGCCGGCTAG
- a CDS encoding translation elongation factor Ts, whose translation MAEITAADVKRLREATGAGMMDCKRALVDAEGDFDKAAELVRERTGAKMGDRVGDRTASEGIVHAYLHAPTPGLPPKVGVMVELNCETDFVAKGDAFRQLASDIAMHVAAMRPAVISEDEVDPEQLAAEREFAEKQARDEGKPDHIIDKIVEGKVKAFYKERVLLNQPYVRDDKRTVRQLLEEFQRTSGEKIEISRMARFEVGA comes from the coding sequence ATGGCCGAGATCACCGCCGCCGACGTCAAACGCCTCCGCGAGGCCACCGGCGCCGGCATGATGGACTGCAAGCGCGCACTCGTCGACGCCGAGGGAGATTTCGACAAGGCTGCTGAGCTCGTCCGTGAGCGGACCGGCGCCAAGATGGGTGACCGCGTGGGCGACCGCACCGCCAGTGAGGGCATCGTGCACGCCTACCTGCACGCACCGACGCCGGGGCTGCCGCCCAAGGTCGGCGTCATGGTCGAGCTGAACTGCGAGACGGACTTCGTCGCCAAGGGCGACGCGTTCCGCCAGCTCGCAAGCGACATCGCGATGCACGTCGCCGCGATGCGGCCCGCCGTCATCTCCGAGGACGAGGTCGACCCGGAGCAGCTCGCCGCCGAGCGCGAGTTCGCCGAGAAGCAGGCGCGCGACGAGGGCAAGCCCGACCACATCATCGACAAGATCGTCGAGGGCAAGGTCAAGGCCTTCTACAAGGAGCGCGTGCTGCTGAACCAGCCCTATGTGCGCGACGACAAGCGCACGGTCCGCCAGCTGCTCGAAGAGTTCCAGCGGACCTCCGGCGAGAAGATCGAGATCTCTCGCATGGCGCGCTTCGAGGTCGGCGCCTGA
- the pyrH gene encoding UMP kinase: protein MTVATDQRKRSDVTAPRGYDRILVKLSGEAFADERASISPVILRSLARQLAAIAGDGVQVGVVVGGGNIFRGTSPQATGMDRSSADSMGMLATVINALALQDAIEKQGVPTRVLSAVAMQELCEPYIRRRAIRHLEKGRIVIFAAGLGEPYFSTDTAAAQRALEINARAILKATKVDGVYDKDPVTHPDARRFDELTYLDALQRGLKVMDATALSLCMDNDLPIIVFDVFAEDNIRRVAAGEPIGTVVRSRPSGGDDGD from the coding sequence ATGACCGTTGCAACGGATCAGCGGAAGCGGTCGGACGTGACGGCTCCGCGGGGATACGACCGGATCCTGGTCAAGCTGTCGGGTGAGGCGTTCGCCGACGAGCGGGCGAGCATCAGCCCGGTGATCTTGAGGTCGCTGGCCCGGCAGCTGGCCGCGATCGCCGGAGATGGAGTGCAGGTTGGCGTCGTCGTTGGCGGCGGCAACATCTTCCGTGGCACGTCGCCGCAGGCGACCGGCATGGACCGCTCGAGCGCGGACAGCATGGGCATGCTGGCCACGGTCATCAACGCGCTCGCGCTGCAGGACGCGATCGAGAAGCAGGGTGTCCCGACACGCGTGCTGTCGGCGGTCGCGATGCAGGAGCTGTGCGAGCCCTACATCCGCCGCCGCGCGATCCGCCACCTTGAGAAGGGCCGGATCGTCATCTTCGCGGCCGGTCTGGGCGAACCGTACTTCTCGACCGACACCGCCGCCGCCCAGCGGGCGCTCGAGATCAACGCCCGGGCGATCCTCAAGGCGACCAAGGTCGACGGGGTCTACGACAAGGACCCGGTGACCCACCCTGACGCGCGCCGGTTCGACGAACTGACCTATCTCGATGCGCTCCAGCGTGGCCTGAAGGTGATGGATGCCACGGCGCTGTCGTTGTGCATGGACAACGACCTGCCGATCATCGTGTTCGACGTCTTCGCGGAGGACAACATCCGCCGGGTGGCGGCCGGTGAGCCGATCGGCACCGTGGTGCGCAGCCGACCGTCCGGAGGAGACGACGGTGATTGA